The following proteins are co-located in the Desulfofundulus luciae genome:
- a CDS encoding diguanylate cyclase, with the protein MNSGEQKEELYRLVDALPEEKTGAAKRFLELLLDAGKELQPEKLVGKLNLLERIVDSLPDATLVVDRKGKVLVWNRAMEEMTGVKREEILGRGEYAYAVPFYGEKRPILANILLGNGTQWGQQYDKIELKGHILVGEGFAPFARGGRGLYFWTLVAPIYDDKGNLLGAVQCIRDIGERKKMEDELRRCSTRDALTGLYNRAFFEEELRRLDRGRSFPVSLILCDLDGLKVVNDMLGHEQGDELLRRAARVIASCVRDSDVVARVGGDEFAVILPQTDRKTAEEVAKRINEAVEKDNVQHPDLPLSISVGVATAKDASRRLWEVYKEADDAMYVNKLASGKDPRAAVIRALKAALAEKDFHNTERMKEIACMLGEAVGLSREEMDGLRLLVGMHDIGKLGVPDHILFKPGPLTEEERKEIQRHPEVGYRIALSSGELAPVAPYILQHHERWDGRGYPLGLKGEQIHLLSRILAIVDAYDAMTSDRPYRGAMSHQEALEELKKCAGTQFDPQLVDIFVRLLAGERESCTEKNV; encoded by the coding sequence GTGAATTCAGGCGAACAAAAAGAAGAACTTTACCGGCTGGTTGATGCTCTTCCGGAGGAAAAAACCGGTGCGGCTAAACGGTTTTTAGAACTATTGCTCGATGCCGGCAAGGAGTTACAACCGGAAAAGTTAGTGGGAAAACTGAATCTTCTGGAAAGGATCGTTGACTCCCTCCCGGATGCCACCCTTGTCGTTGACCGCAAAGGAAAGGTGCTCGTGTGGAACCGGGCCATGGAAGAAATGACGGGGGTTAAGAGAGAAGAAATACTGGGCAGGGGCGAATACGCTTACGCAGTTCCGTTTTACGGGGAGAAAAGACCCATCCTCGCCAACATCCTGCTCGGCAATGGTACACAGTGGGGACAGCAGTACGATAAAATCGAATTGAAGGGCCATATTCTTGTCGGCGAAGGTTTCGCTCCTTTCGCCCGCGGCGGCAGGGGGCTTTACTTCTGGACGCTCGTGGCCCCAATTTACGACGACAAGGGGAACCTCTTAGGGGCAGTCCAGTGTATCCGCGATATCGGTGAGCGCAAAAAGATGGAGGATGAACTTAGGCGTTGCAGCACCCGCGATGCCCTCACCGGGCTGTACAACCGTGCTTTCTTCGAGGAAGAGCTGCGTCGTCTGGACAGGGGACGCTCTTTTCCTGTCAGCCTCATTTTATGTGATCTGGACGGCTTGAAAGTGGTCAACGACATGCTGGGGCACGAGCAGGGTGACGAGTTATTGCGCCGTGCGGCCAGAGTAATTGCGAGCTGCGTACGGGATTCCGATGTGGTGGCCCGGGTCGGTGGGGACGAGTTTGCTGTAATCCTGCCCCAAACAGACCGGAAGACGGCGGAAGAAGTGGCAAAGCGCATAAATGAGGCCGTTGAAAAGGATAACGTGCAGCATCCGGATCTCCCTTTGAGCATCTCCGTAGGTGTGGCGACGGCAAAAGATGCTTCGCGTCGGCTGTGGGAAGTCTACAAGGAAGCAGACGACGCGATGTACGTGAACAAGCTTGCCAGCGGGAAGGACCCGCGGGCGGCGGTGATCCGCGCCCTCAAGGCAGCCCTGGCGGAGAAGGATTTCCACAACACGGAGCGCATGAAAGAGATCGCCTGCATGCTGGGGGAAGCGGTGGGGCTCTCGCGCGAAGAAATGGACGGCCTGCGACTCCTGGTGGGGATGCACGACATCGGCAAGCTGGGAGTGCCGGACCACATCCTCTTCAAGCCCGGTCCTCTGACTGAAGAGGAAAGGAAAGAAATCCAGCGCCATCCCGAGGTGGGGTACCGCATTGCCCTTTCTTCCGGCGAGCTGGCCCCGGTGGCCCCTTACATTCTCCAGCATCACGAGCGGTGGGACGGGCGGGGCTATCCCCTAGGACTGAAGGGAGAGCAGATCCACCTCTTGAGCCGCATTCTGGCCATAGTCGACGCCTACGACGCGATGACATCGGATCGCCCCTATCGCGGCGCAATGTCGCACCAGGAAGCCCTAGAGGAGTTGAAGAAATGTGCGGGGACACAGTTCGACCCGCAACTTGTGGATATTTTTGTGAGATTGCTGGCGGGAGAAAGGGAGAGTTGCACGGAAAAGAATGTGTAG
- a CDS encoding sigma-70 family RNA polymerase sigma factor, with amino-acid sequence MFSGLWALLCLSLVNGLLLLVSYMASNIFPQPLSEEEEAHYLNLAARGDEKARAVLVKHNLRLVAHIVKKYEGTGEDTDDLISTGTIGLIKAINSFDPKKGTCLTTYAARCIENEILNG; translated from the coding sequence GTGTTTTCCGGCCTCTGGGCCTTGCTCTGCTTGTCCCTGGTCAACGGTTTACTGCTCCTGGTTTCCTACATGGCCAGTAACATTTTCCCACAGCCATTATCTGAGGAAGAAGAAGCGCACTACTTAAACCTGGCTGCCCGAGGAGACGAAAAGGCCCGGGCTGTTCTGGTAAAACACAACCTGCGCCTGGTTGCGCATATAGTGAAAAAGTATGAGGGCACGGGTGAGGACACAGATGATTTGATTTCTACAGGAACTATCGGACTTATTAAAGCCATCAACTCCTTTGACCCCAAGAAAGGAACCTGCCTGACCACCTATGCCGCTCGATGCATAGAAAATGAAATCCTCAATGGATAA